The sequence below is a genomic window from Clostridiales bacterium.
CATAGTTTGCGCCCAAGCGAGCGGAAATCCTCAAGTTTATATCGCCGTTTATGAAAACCAAATCGATACGCTTGTGGAGATTTTAAGCCCCAAAGTTTTGACCAAGCAAGAGTTTGATAGGTTTTTGGGTCTAATAGACGAGCCTGTCCTGATAGCTGCGGATTATGAATTGTCCCCAAAAAAAGACAGCTTCAAAATACATTTTATTGAGCAGTGCAAAACAGGCATCCAAAGATTAATGAAACAGGCCAGCGGGCAAAACTCGGTCAATTGCTATCAATTGGAGCCTTTATATATCCAAATTCCGCAGGCGCAAAAAGACTTATGATTAGGACGGCAACCTTAAAGGATATATCCCAAATTTGCCAAATAGAAAACGATTGCTTTGGCGACGACGCGTGGAGCGGTCAAAACTTTTTGGCGGTTTTGGCAAGCGGTATATCCAAGCTTTTTGT
It includes:
- the tsaB gene encoding tRNA (adenosine(37)-N6)-threonylcarbamoyltransferase complex dimerization subunit type 1 TsaB, giving the protein MNYICIDTARKQLEIVGQYEGQELYHFDSSILQHSVTLMPAIQKLMQGKDWDLIDYIGVNCGPGSFTGIRIGVTTAKIFSYIKNIKIFPFNSLQMFAYNIYSTSDETIVCAQASGNPQVYIAVYENQIDTLVEILSPKVLTKQEFDRFLGLIDEPVLIAADYELSPKKDSFKIHFIEQCKTGIQRLMKQASGQNSVNCYQLEPLYIQIPQAQKDL